Below is a genomic region from Vicia villosa cultivar HV-30 ecotype Madison, WI unplaced genomic scaffold, Vvil1.0 ctg.001291F_1_1, whole genome shotgun sequence.
ACAATACATAGTCTAAAGATGCAATTCTTAACAATGGTAATAAACCGTTTCAATAATGGTTTGATATTTATGTGAGTCTAAAGTGATTGAATCTGATTTGCAGGTTGAGAGAGTTTCACACAGAGATAACTTGCAGAGCTTTGTGCAGAAATCAGAAAATCTCGAGAAACAATGTCTTTCTAAGGCTATAAGATCTTATTGTGAACTCAGAGTATTACCTTATGAAGGCAAGAAAACTGTTGTATTTTGAGGAAAAACAACAAATAGCTAAACATAATGCACACCAAAATTTTGGGGTGTATCTGTATTTACATTCAATCATTTActtataaaattcaaataatgttCCATTTTACTTTAActgcaaaagatgaggataaatAGGACTCAATTTGATTCATTTGGTTCTTGTCACATTGATAATGTAATGAATTGAATCAGAAGCTCCAATACATTGTTCTCTGAAAATGGATTCCTTGCAGTCAGTTTTGTAAAGCAATCACACTGTCGTGATGTTCGTGGTCATCCAATCTTGATCGGACCGTCTATAAAAGATACATTCAAATTTCATTTAATAATTTAATGTATACATTCCTATAATCGCAACCATTTTGATTAGACAGTTATCAATTCATGAAAAATCTTTACATTAAGCATTTTTTAACGATATATTTGAAACTTCTCTTAATCAAAATTCACGTCGCAATGTGCATTGCAATCCTCACAACCGCAACTGCTTCCGCAATGTAAAACCATGTTACAAATTGTGgttttttcaaattttgttaCTCGACAAAACTAAAACGCGGTTTTAACTGCTATTTAACAACATTTCATACCAATAACATGTAGAATAATAGCAATTTGTTCAAATTTTTCTACATTGTAAATTAAATAGCAGCGTCATTCAATTTGTTATTGGGTATAAGCAACTGTGTAAGACTTTAAAACTGTGTTACATCTTAATATAATGATACAATACAACATGTCACTAGTTCTTATTTCCAAAGTATCATTTCAACAGAAGACATGAATGAAAATCTTTGAGGAGCTGAAAGTCAACTTGTAGCAAGTTGGAAAGCTCTCAAGAATGCCTCCGGAATCTTTGAGGAGCTGAAAGTCAACTTGTAGCAAGTTGGAAAGCTCTCAAGAATGCCTCCGGGGGCTGTGCGCCGCTTATCTTCTGAGTTCCATTAATCTGTCAAATGAATAACCGAGTTAGCGTCAGTTTGAATTAGCGCCGAGTTTGACAGAATCATGTTGTGTCACCGGGATTTCTGTAAAATCTACACTATAGAGCCTCAACGAAATTATGGTGTCAACTGTCATCGTGATTTTGTTAAACTCGCTGTGGCTCTAAACAAGCATTCAATCGGATCGGTGCTGATCATGATTCACGAAGTAACTAAAAGAAAAGTATTTATATTTTGTACACCTACCACATAATGTGGAACCCCTGAAATGTTTCTTGAGTATGTTTTAATCTCATCCTCCACCTAGGTAGATTCATGGAAAGCAAGATCAGCAGAGATGCATTGTTATTCAATAACTAAAACTCAACATGATAATTGCTTATGATATCCATTGTGGTAAGGCACTCGAATTCTCTGTAGTCATGGATTCCGGTGGTTATGTATTCGTATTTTGAGATGTATTTTTTAAGCTAGTTTTGATGAAGTTAGATTACAAATCGTCTGATCTTCATTCAACAACCGACCGATATCCTTGACTACAGAGAATCCAGATCCGATTGCACAACTTATAAAAATGTGTGTGGATACCTAGCAACTAGAGACTATATTGAAAAAACCTTACCTCCTTCAGCCCATTGTTAGGGTCCTTAAGAAACTCTTCTGCTCCTTCTATACCAACCTTGGCAGCAGCTTCAAGAAGAAAATTCCTGCAATAAAAAATTGTCAGCTAAATCCTTCCACAAATTGTCCCGTTAAACCAGCTCAGTTGGTAGCTGTGCAGAGATATTCGACTGCAGGGATGCAGGTTCAAACCGGCGACATCCCAGCATAAAAAAGGTAAGAAAACAAAAGTACTCACCGGTCACCAATGTATTTTCCCTGAGTGAAATAACCAAGGCACAGTTCTTCAACTAGATCATGTTGCTTATCAAGACCCTGCTCTCCAGAAAAATATATAAGCCTATGGCTGTCGATAGTGTTTCCCCTGCATGATAATTCAAACAATGTTAGTTGAACCTCAATAAGTCGGGATGTGATTCTCTCCCGCGAGATTTTCACTCCAGTGGAAATTCTCGCCATTCAATTTTTCTATAACTTCGACTGCACGAGGTAGAAACAAATGAGTGGTTGAGTTACCACTGGAGAAAATTTTCACGGGAGAGATCCATTATCCATCGATGAATCGTAAAACCACTCTTAATCTTACGTGAGTCCATCCAAACTATAAACAAGACCGACTCCTTTGAAGACCTGTCAAATGAAAATATTTACTTGCTCAAACTCAAAGATGAGATGAAATACAAACATGATTACAATCAACAATAACAAATGTGATTAAAACCTCCAACATTCGAGCTTCCATCTGAACCGATCGCGATCCAAACTTGCTTCTATAAAACTCCCTCTTATCAACGCCTTCTTTAGGGGCATCGGGGTTGAGTTGATACGGATGCCATTTAATCTGCAGAGTTCAGTTAAACCGCAAGTTAGCACAGGAAACAACCAGAGTTATTTATCAATCACGGAAAATAGCAGTTTGTTCAAATTCACTATAATGACGAATCGTTCAAATTCTGAACTAACGGCATAATGCTATAGCCGCGATTTTACATATCGAAATACGAGAGGGAGAATGTCAGACCTCAAAGTTGTATTTATCCTTAGAGGAAGCTATGGCTTTGTCAAGATTCTTTTTGCCAACAAAGCAAAACGGACATACAGTATCAGAACTAATGTCGATTCGGACGAGTTTCTTTTCGGAGTTAGAACTGTTAGTTTCAGTCATGATCCTGCTGTATATCTGCAATGTCTCTACAACACATAAAAACAACAAGATTGTTATTACAAGAAGGAAGAACAATCTATTACCTATGAAACACAGACACTGATACAAATTATAAACACAACACCGACACACAAacaccaataataattttaaaatgtacTGATACAAACACGACACCGACGCACAGacaccaataataattttaaaatataaacataaGTGTTGGTGTCATATTGGTGTCTGACAAAGATACAGacatattattttcaatttttttcagaggtgtcagtGTTCCAGAGTCTATTACTCAAAATTACTAATTTGCATAAGGGTAAACATAAACATACAAAAGCTAAAGTGAACCTAAATTTCTGAATGATCTAAAACATGCTAGAAAATGAGCCAGCTTTTACCCTAAAAAAACTCCAAACAATTTATACAAaatcaatgaaaatgaaaaaggagATCAATTTTGAAAATAAGAACAGAAAATCAATCTTTAATTCAGTAAAACACAATCAATAGAAAAAGAAACAATCTAGAAATgagaaaagaaaaggataaagagagagaaagaggtaCCAGATTTCAGAAGCTGTGCcagagaattggaattgttgttgtatgatgttgaattttatgataaagatgaaaatgaaaaaaaatattaattattttttgaaaataattttattattattattattattattattattattattattattattattattattattattattattattattatgcgtTGActttattgatttattatttaaatttgtgtTTCCTAAGGAGTTGGAATGTCGTAGTTTGAGATTTCTTTGaacaaaagtcatggtttgagaTTGATTACCCACCTGAATGGGGACACATTCATTTCACATGTACTAGTAttagaaaaatattataaataaagaaataatgatgttaatattaataaattaattttatgaagTACTATGATGTAAATATAAAGTGAAAAATGAATCAAAGAGGGAAAAGATAAATTGTTAGCATTGGATTTGAAGGGAGAGGAGATTGAGTTAGATGAAGCACATGTGAAAGGAATCTTAAATGGTTTCTGGTTCTGTTACTAAAATAGTCATATTTTATTTGGTAATCGAGTCTAAACGAGTTTATATttaaaatgttaatattttttaattcaacATGACATATTTTTTAAAAGACAAAATTGTAAAGAATTCCACATAAAAAAAGACAATATCTCATAAATGCAATGATGCAGACTTGGACAATAGCATGCTGAATTTGGATAGGGATGTGGCGGTGATTCACTCGGATGCGGGCTGCTTTAATGATGAGTCAGTGGCGTTTGGTTGTTCTGTTAAAAATTGGAACTCTGAATTTATCTATGCTGCGTGTCGCAAGGAGCATATTTCTGTTGATCCGGCCatggcggagatgttggcaattaAATGGAGTTTGCAAGTTGCCAAGAGTATTCATTTGGAGAAAATTCTGGTTCAATCTGATGCACTAACTGTGGTTGACTGCATTAATTCGATTGCGAGAGTGGCGACATTGGAATTCTTAGCTTGTGATATCCGTCTTTTACTTGATAGTTTTAAATTTGCTTCTGTTATGTATGTTAATCGAGATTGTATTGCAGATGCCCATAACCTTGTTGGTTTGGGTAGGATGCTTGGTTCAAGGTCTTGGCTTGCTGAGCCTCCTGATACTGCTTCTGTTGTAATTTCCCCTAGGGGCTTACTGGTTTAATGCAATCTTTTTTtcccatcaaaaaaaaaaatgatgcagACTTGAAGTCGATCAGAACAATTTCGCTCTCTCATGTAAAAGAAAGATGttaatttcaaattctttcattGAATGTTATTAACATAATTCTAAATATTGGCGATAAAAATGTGTAAGTTAGAGGGGTTGTGTTCCATCATTTTGAGAAAGTTCAAATTATCCAAGCCTAATAATCCTAACTAGTgttgaaaaatatttgttttaagtcGCTTATTGGAAAGAAGAAGCGAAATAGACATTGTGGGATATGataattttaaaggtttggtTCAAATGTTTTTAATTTTGGCTTCTTAAACGAGTTCTAGAACGATGTTAAAGTATATTTCATGAGATTGATCAAATTACACATTTATTGTTCTGatttcaaaatttgaaaatcCCCAAAGATTAACTTTCAACCTATTTGTTCAGCGaattgtatgcatcccccaagcTCCTAAATTTGTTTGAGAAACAATCCTAATCCCCGACTTCAAGAAGGTAGACTCCCCCTTCCAAGCTCCCACACTAGATTGAGTGAAAATCCAACCCCTAATTACAACAAGTTGAATTCTCCCCCAAGCTTATATGCTTGGTTACGTGAGAATTCCAAAAGTCTTTGGTACACCCATTTATCATCTAGCC
It encodes:
- the LOC131634419 gene encoding uncharacterized protein LOC131634419 isoform X2 — translated: MTETNSSNSEKKLVRIDISSDTVCPFCFVGKKNLDKAIASSKDKYNFEIKWHPYQLNPDAPKEGVDKREFYRSKFGSRSVQMEARMLEVFKGVGLVYSLDGLTGNTIDSHRLIYFSGEQGLDKQHDLVEELCLGYFTQGKYIGDRNFLLEAAAKVGIEGAEEFLKDPNNGLKEINGTQKISGAQPPEAFLRAFQLATS
- the LOC131634419 gene encoding uncharacterized protein LOC131634419 isoform X1, whose product is MTETNSSNSEKKLVRIDISSDTVCPFCFVGKKNLDKAIASSKDKYNFEIKWHPYQLNPDAPKEGVDKREFYRSKFGSRSVQMEARMLEVFKGVGLVYSLDGLTGNTIDSHRLIYFSGEQGLDKQHDLVEELCLGYFTQGKYIGDRNFLLEAAAKVGIEGAEEFLKDPNNGLKEVEDEIKTYSRNISGVPHYVINGTQKISGAQPPEAFLRAFQLATS